CGGTGAAGGAGAGGCTCGAAGGCCAGGTTGGAGCCCAAGCGGACTCCGTGGAGTGCGAGGGCGACCTTCCCGCCGAGGTGGGGGCGACGCAGCGGTGCGTGTTGACCGACGGGTCAGCCAAATACGGCGTAACTGTGACAGCCAATTCAGTTGACGGTGACAACGTGAAGTTCGGCGTCGAGGTCGACGACGAGCCTATGAGTTAACGTCTGCGTCCATGGGCCTTTTCGATCGTTTCAGCGCCGCCAGGCAACCTGCGCCCGACGTCGTCACCGTTTCCTCGCAGGAGCTGTGGCAGCGTCTCATGAGGTTGAACGACCCGAGGGCACCGTGGCATGTCCGCGGCGGTGCACCCGAAGGCGTTGATCTGGTCGCAGAGTGGAAGAGCGCGGATCCGGTTTGGCGGCCGATTTTCGACGAGATCAACCTCAACGAGACGTTCCAGATCCACATGCGGTTCGATCACGAGAAGTCCGAACTTCGTGCCAAGGACAAGATGCTGGAGTGGCGCCAGAGCTCAGATGATCCACTCCGGCGAGTTCGGGCGGATGTCAGCGGAGACCTGCACGTGACGGCTTCTGGCACGGTGAATGGGCAACATTACGAATTCGATACCGACTACATGAAGAACCCCATCAGGGACACTGTGACAAGCTCAGGTTGGACATACCGCGCGCGGGTGTTCCGAAAGTTGTAAGTTCTGGCTGTCGAGTTCAGTACCGGTCGGCGTCGCCATACATGAGCGCTCGTTCAACGACGTTTGCTTCTTCTGGCGTAGAAAACGACATGTTCGTTTCGACGTAGGAACGTGCCTCTTTGGGGCTCATGCCGTGATCAACGAGCATGTCGACCGTTGACACAAAGGATTCGGCGCTGGCCTTCTTCGCTGCCACATCTGCGACCTTGCAAATCTCCTCTGCGAGCTCGTGTTCGGCCATCGAGACGACGCGCGGATCGAGTTCGACCCAGGCCACTGAGCCATTCAGGTACGCTGCGACGGTCACAACGGCCGAAGCATTGGTGGCGTGGACGAGAGGTAGTTGCGGCTCGACATCTCCTGAAGGTGAGGGCGCTTCGTCTTCTTGGGAGTGATCGGCCGACACCGTGTAGATGGTGTCGAGCGCGCCGGCGGCGTGGTTGTCTTGGTATTCCATGAGGACATCGAGACCCGACAGGTCATCGTCGGCTTCGGGTGTATGGATGTCACTGGCATCCAAATCATCGGACTCGGCCCAGTCGTCGAACTCGCTCCGCAGCATGTCACGTCCCCATCCAAACGCCCCGGCTCGCGCCGAACCAATGCTTCGACTGCCTCGGCAACGAGGATGCAGCGATAAGCTACATGTCCGCTGAGCAAATGCGCAGGAGGCACTCCATCGCTGATCCAGCTTCAAGAGTAACAAACCGATGAGGTGGACTGACGCTGGAAGTTTCGTTGTCTGAGAGCATGGCGAAACCACGCTCATGAGGCCACGAAGAGTGGACGCAGCAACGGGGGGTGGCTGAGCGTCCTACGCGTCCAGATCCTGCTCGACGAGTCCGGCAACCTTGTCGAGCACATCGGCGTCGTCCGAGGACACGGTGACCTGCGCACCCTTCTCCGCTCCGAGGGTCATGATCATCAGGGCCGAGCCGGCGTCGACGGGTTCTCCGCCGTCCATGGAAAGGGACACGGGTACACCGGCGTTCACGACGGCCTCGGCGATGATGGCCGCGGGGCGGGCGTGCAGGCCGACGGCGGATCCGACGGTGACGGTCTTGCTGGGCATGGAATCTCCTCTTAGGTGGTGGCCAGCGCCGGTGCCTCCGGCGCGGTGACGGGACGTTTGGCGAACTGTTTGGCGGTGATGACGGTCAGGGCGCTGACGACGGTGCCGAGCGCCACCGCGATCACGAACCACAGCAGGTTGCCGATCGCGAAGAACACGAAGATGCCGCCATGGGGCGCACGCAGGGTGACCGCCGCGGCCATCACGGTCGCCCCGGTGACCGCACCGCCCATCATCATCGACGGGATCACCCGCAGCGGGTCGGCCGCGGCGAACGGGATCGCGCCTTCGGTGATGAACGACGCCCCGAGCAGCCAGGCCGCGCGGCCGTTCTCGCGTTCGGGCTCACTGAACAACCCGGGCCGGATCACGGTGGCCAACGCCATGGCGAGCGGCGGCACCATGCCTGCGGCCATCACCGCGGCCATGATCTGCAGGTTGGCCTGGGTGGGAGCGACGAGACTGGCGGTGGCGAACGCGTACGCCGCCTTGTTGACCGGACCGCCCAGGTCGAAGCACATCATCAGGCCGAGGATCACCCCGAGCGCGATCGCGGATCCGCCCGACAGGCCGCCGAGCCAGTTGGTCAGGCCCGAGGTCAATGCCGCGAGCGGTCGGCCGAGCAGCAGGAACATCAACAGGCCGACGATCATCGAGGCGAACAGCGGGATCACGACGACCGGCATGAGCCCACGTGCCCACTGCGGCACCCCGATCCGGCTGATCCACAGCGCGGCGAACCCGGCGATCAGGCCGCCGACGATGCCGCCGATGAATCCGCCGCCCACGAACACCGCGACCGCACCCGCGGTGAAACCCGGTGCGATGCCGGGTCTGTCGGCGATCGCGAACGCGATGTAGCCGGCCAGCGCGGGCACGAGGAAGGAGAACGCCAGACCGCCGAGCGTGAACAACACCGCGCCGAGGTATTGCGTCAGCCCGCCGCTGGGCAGGTTGGTCAGTGAGTTGTGCGTGGCGATGATGTTGCCCAGGGACTGGCTCTCACCGTCGGGTGTGTTGCCGATCTCGTAGCCCGCCAACAGGAATCCGAGCGCGATCAGCAGTCCACCCGCGGCGACGAACGGGATCATGTAGCTCACGCCGGTGAGCAGGATCTGCCGGATGCGGGTGCCCCATCCGACGTCGCCTGCGGTGCTGGTCGTCGTCTCGGCGGCCTGGCCCGCGACCCGCGGCGCGTCGGGATCGCTTGCGGCGCCGACGGCTTCGGCCACCATCTTGTCGGGTTCGTTGATCGCGCGTTTGACCCCGGAGGCGATGACGGGTTTACCGGCGAAGCGCTGGCGGTCCTTGACGCCGACATCGGTGGCGAAGATGACCGCGTCGGCCGCGGCGATGGTCTCCGCCGACAGCGGGGTGCTGCCGGACGATCCCTGGGTTTCCACCGTGCAGGTGACCCCGGCCTTCTCGGCGGCCTGTTTGAGCGCGTCGGCGGCCATGTAGGTGTGGGCGATCCCGGTGGGGCACGATGTCACCGCGACGAGCGAAAGCGTCTTTTTCTCAACCGGTTTCGCGGCGGGCGCGGCTGCGGGCTGCACCGCTGCGTTCACCAGGTCCACGACCTCCTGGCTGCTCGCCGCCGACCGCAGGGATTCGACGAAGTCCTTGCGTACCAGGGCGCGTGCCAGGCTGGAGAGCAGTTTCATATGTTCGGATCCACCGGATTCCGGTGCGGCGATCAGGAATGCCAGATCGGCCGGACCGTCGGGCGCGCCGAAGTCGACCTTGGGGGAGAGCCGGGCGAACCCGATGGTCGCGGTGTCCACATAGGGGGAGCGGCAGTGCGGTATGGCGATGCCTCCGGGCAGGCCGGTCGCGGACTGTGCTTCCCGGGCCAGCGCGGCACCGACCAGCCCCGCGGTGTCGCCGGTGCGGCCGGCCCGCTCGAGCGCGTCGGCCAGCCGGGCGATGACCGCTTCCTTGTCGCTGCCGGCCTCGACATCGAGCAGGACGAGATCGTCGGTGATGATCGGTTGGGTCATTGCAGCACTTCCCGGTTGGTGGTGATGAGCGGAGTGACGCGGACCGCGTCGAGATCGAGTTGTGCGGGGGCGGGCAGGGCCGATCCCGGCAGTGCCGCGGCGGCGCTGCCGTAGCCGACCGCCATCTGCAGCCGCCGGGGCGGTGCGGCCCCGCCGACCGCGGCGCGCAGGTAGCCGGCCAGCGACGCGTCCCCGGCTCCGACGGTACTGCGCGCGGTGATCGGTGGTGGCGCCGCGAACCAGGCTCCGGTGTCGTTCACCAGCACCGCGCCCGCGGCGCCCAGCGTCGCCAGGACCGCCCCGACCCCCTGGTCGACGAGCTTGGCCGCCGCCGCGGCGACGACGGAGAGGTCACCTCGGGCGACGGAGGCTTCCAGTCCGGCGACGCCGGAGATGCTCGCGAGTTCCTCGGCGTTGGGTTTGACCAGATCGGGGCATGCGGTGCCGAACCCTTCGGCCAGCGCGGCCAGTGGCGCCTCGGAGGTGTCGACGGCGACGCGGCACGGCAGCGGTGCCAGCGCCGCGACGATCTCGGCGTACCAGTGCGCCGGCACTCCCGGGGGCAGCGAGCCGGACAGCACCACCCACGACGCGTGCTGTGCCACGTCCAGCACGCACCGGGTGAGCGCGTCGAGCGCCGCGGTGTCGAGGGTCGCGCCGCGCTCATTGAGTTTGGTTGTGGTGCCGTCGGTTTCGGTCACCGCGATGTTGGTGCGGACCGGTTCGGTGACCGCGACGGTGGTGCACGGCACGCCGGCCGTGCGCAGTGCGGCCAGCAGGGGATCATCGGCCGCCGCGGGCAGCAGCGCCAGGGCCTCGACGCCGGCCAGCGTGAGCGCCTTGGCCACGTTGATGCCTTTTCCGCCGGCCTCGACGGTCACGGAGTCGACGCGCTGCACGGCGCCGCGGGTGAGCGGGGCGCTGAGCGTGACCGTGCGGTCCAGGCTGGGGTTGAGGGTGACGGTGAGGATCATGCGATCACCACCTCGACGCCCTGTTCGGAGAGCCCGTCGTGGTCGGCGGGGGTGATCTCGTCGTCGGTGATCAGGGTGTCGACGCTGTCGATGGGTGCGAACCGGATCAGGTCTTCCTGGCCCATCTTCGACGAATCAGCGACGACGACAACGTAATTGGCGGCATTCACCATGGCCCGCTTGACCGCCGCCTCGTCGGTGTCGGGCGTGGACAGGCCGTGTCGCAGGCTGATGGCATTGGTGCCGATGAAGGCGATGTCGACGCGCAGCGCGTCGAGCACCCGCAGCGCCTGCTCGCCCACGGCGGCCTGGGTGAGGCCGCGGACGCGTCCGCCCAGCAGTTGCAGCGTGACGTTGGGCATCGCGGCGACCCGGCCTGCGATCGGCACCGAGTTGGTCACCACCGTGAGCTCCCGATCGGTGGGCAGGTGCGCGGCGACCCGCGCGGTCGTCGTCCCGGCATCCAGCAGCACGCTGGACCCGTTCGGTGGAAAGAAGTCGGCGGCGGCCGCGGCGATGGCATCCTTCTGTCCGGCGCGGGTGCTGTCGCGTTCGCCCACGCCGGACTCGACGAGATGCAGCGTCCGCACCGGCACGGCGCCGCCGTGCACGCGCCGCACCAGGCCTGCCTTGTCGAGGACCGCGAGGTCGCGGCGGACGGTTTCGGTGGTGACGTCGTAGGCCTGGGCCAGTTCCGCCACGGAGGCGCGGCCCCGGCTCAGCACCAGAGCGGCGATCGCCTGTTGGCGCTCTTCGGCGTACATGGGCCTCCGTTTGTGTGGCTTCAAGGCCATTTGGATGTTGATGTGTGTTGTTTTACGCTTGACTGTGTTGCTCTGTCAATGATTTCTTGTAACCTGTCTCACATGAGCGCCTTGTCCGTACCCGTCTTACACGGAGTTCCTGTGGTTCCGGGTGTGCAGTACGCCCCGGTGATCCGACCCGGACGGCCGCCGGTCGTCGAGCTCGCGGACACCGAGATCGCGGAGCCGGACCGGGCCGCCGAAGCGGGCCGGTTCCGGGCGGCGGCCACCGCCGTCGCCGATCGACTGCGGGCCCGCGCCGCCCATGCCACGGGGGCGGCCGCCGAGGTGCTCGCGGCGACCGCCACCCTCGCGCAGGACCGGGCCTGGATCGGTGCGGCAGAGAAACGCATCACCGCGGGCGCGCCCGCGGCCCGTGCGGTCACCGAAGCCGTCGACCAGTTCATCGACATGTTCACCAAGCTGGGCGGCCTGATGGCCGAGCGCGTGACCGATCTGCGCGACATCCGCGACCGCGTCGTCGCCGAACTGGCCGGACTCCCGGAACCCGGTGTCCCCCTTCCGGATACGCCGTCGATACTGTGCGCGCCGGATCTCGCGCCCGCCGACACCGCGGGACTCGACCCGGACCTGATCGTCGGGCTCGCCACCACGCTCGGCGGGCCCACCAGCCACACCGCGATCATCGCCCGCCAACTCGGCATACCGTGCGTCGTCGCGGTGTCCGGGTTGGACGCCATCGGATCCGGCCGCATGGTGCTGCTCGACGGAACCGCGGGCACCGTCACCGCCGACCCCGACCCGTCCGAGGCCGCGGCCGCCCTCGACGCCGCGCGGCGCTCCGCCGAGGCGGCCCGCCACTGGCACGGACCCGGCGCCACCGGCGACGGGCATGCGGTCGCGATTCTGGCCAACGTGGCCGACGGCGCGGCGGCCCGCGCCGCCCGCGAGACCCCGGCCGAGGGCATCGGCCTGTTCCGGACCGAACTGTGCTTCCTCAACCGCGACACCGAACCCACCGTCGAGGAGCAGGCCGCGATCTACGCCCAGGTGCTCGAAGCGTTCTCCGGCGGACCGAAGGTGGTGATCCGCACGCTGGACGCGGGTTCGGACAAGCCGCTGCGATTCGCCGGACATCCGCTCGACGAGGCCAACCCCGCATTGGGGGTGCGCGGCATCCGCATCGCGGCGGACAACCCGGGCCTGCTCGAACGCCAACTCGACGCCGTGGCCGCCGCCGCCGAGAAGACCAACACCGAGCCGTGGGTCATGGCACCTATGATCGCTACCGCCGACGAGGCGAAAAGGTTTGCCGCACAGGTGCGTTCGCGGGGACTGACCCCGGGAGTGATGATCGAGATCCCGGCGGCGGCGCTGCTGGCAGGCGCGATTCTGGACCACGTCGACTTCCTGTCGATCGGCACCAACGATCTCGCGCAGTACACGATGGCCGCCGACCGGATGTCGGCCGAACTCGCGACGTTGACCGATCCGTGGCAACCCGCCGTGCTGGCGCTGGTGGAGATTGCGGCCCGCGCCGGTGCGGCCGTTGGCAAGCCGGTGGGCGTGTGTGGTGAGGCGGCCGCCGATCCGCTGCTGGCCTGTGTGTTGGTGGGCCTCGGGGTGACGTCGTTGTCGGCGGCAGCCGCCGCGATCCCCGCCGTGGGCGCGAGGCTCTCGACGGTCACGCTGCAGCAGTGCCGCGACGCCGCCCAAGCCGTGCTCGCGACGGCCGGTCCGGGCGAGGCCCGTGCCGCCGCGCTCGGCGTTCTGGGCTGACGGAATAATCGGACCGTAGTCCGGTTATATGGGTATCACTTCAGATACCCCAGGGAGGTATTGATGCCAGCCATCACCGCAGACACGCTGACGCTGCCCCGCATCGCG
This region of Mycolicibacterium goodii genomic DNA includes:
- a CDS encoding DUF4333 domain-containing protein, coding for MEAEKKIGVPKDTLSQTVKERLEGQVGAQADSVECEGDLPAEVGATQRCVLTDGSAKYGVTVTANSVDGDNVKFGVEVDDEPMS
- a CDS encoding HPr family phosphocarrier protein gives rise to the protein MPSKTVTVGSAVGLHARPAAIIAEAVVNAGVPVSLSMDGGEPVDAGSALMIMTLGAEKGAQVTVSSDDADVLDKVAGLVEQDLDA
- a CDS encoding fructose-specific PTS transporter subunit EIIC, with the protein product MTQPIITDDLVLLDVEAGSDKEAVIARLADALERAGRTGDTAGLVGAALAREAQSATGLPGGIAIPHCRSPYVDTATIGFARLSPKVDFGAPDGPADLAFLIAAPESGGSEHMKLLSSLARALVRKDFVESLRSAASSQEVVDLVNAAVQPAAAPAAKPVEKKTLSLVAVTSCPTGIAHTYMAADALKQAAEKAGVTCTVETQGSSGSTPLSAETIAAADAVIFATDVGVKDRQRFAGKPVIASGVKRAINEPDKMVAEAVGAASDPDAPRVAGQAAETTTSTAGDVGWGTRIRQILLTGVSYMIPFVAAGGLLIALGFLLAGYEIGNTPDGESQSLGNIIATHNSLTNLPSGGLTQYLGAVLFTLGGLAFSFLVPALAGYIAFAIADRPGIAPGFTAGAVAVFVGGGFIGGIVGGLIAGFAALWISRIGVPQWARGLMPVVVIPLFASMIVGLLMFLLLGRPLAALTSGLTNWLGGLSGGSAIALGVILGLMMCFDLGGPVNKAAYAFATASLVAPTQANLQIMAAVMAAGMVPPLAMALATVIRPGLFSEPERENGRAAWLLGASFITEGAIPFAAADPLRVIPSMMMGGAVTGATVMAAAVTLRAPHGGIFVFFAIGNLLWFVIAVALGTVVSALTVITAKQFAKRPVTAPEAPALATT
- a CDS encoding 1-phosphofructokinase family hexose kinase, whose amino-acid sequence is MILTVTLNPSLDRTVTLSAPLTRGAVQRVDSVTVEAGGKGINVAKALTLAGVEALALLPAAADDPLLAALRTAGVPCTTVAVTEPVRTNIAVTETDGTTTKLNERGATLDTAALDALTRCVLDVAQHASWVVLSGSLPPGVPAHWYAEIVAALAPLPCRVAVDTSEAPLAALAEGFGTACPDLVKPNAEELASISGVAGLEASVARGDLSVVAAAAAKLVDQGVGAVLATLGAAGAVLVNDTGAWFAAPPPITARSTVGAGDASLAGYLRAAVGGAAPPRRLQMAVGYGSAAAALPGSALPAPAQLDLDAVRVTPLITTNREVLQ
- a CDS encoding DeoR/GlpR family DNA-binding transcription regulator yields the protein MYAEERQQAIAALVLSRGRASVAELAQAYDVTTETVRRDLAVLDKAGLVRRVHGGAVPVRTLHLVESGVGERDSTRAGQKDAIAAAAADFFPPNGSSVLLDAGTTTARVAAHLPTDRELTVVTNSVPIAGRVAAMPNVTLQLLGGRVRGLTQAAVGEQALRVLDALRVDIAFIGTNAISLRHGLSTPDTDEAAVKRAMVNAANYVVVVADSSKMGQEDLIRFAPIDSVDTLITDDEITPADHDGLSEQGVEVVIA
- the ptsP gene encoding phosphoenolpyruvate--protein phosphotransferase, with protein sequence MSALSVPVLHGVPVVPGVQYAPVIRPGRPPVVELADTEIAEPDRAAEAGRFRAAATAVADRLRARAAHATGAAAEVLAATATLAQDRAWIGAAEKRITAGAPAARAVTEAVDQFIDMFTKLGGLMAERVTDLRDIRDRVVAELAGLPEPGVPLPDTPSILCAPDLAPADTAGLDPDLIVGLATTLGGPTSHTAIIARQLGIPCVVAVSGLDAIGSGRMVLLDGTAGTVTADPDPSEAAAALDAARRSAEAARHWHGPGATGDGHAVAILANVADGAAARAARETPAEGIGLFRTELCFLNRDTEPTVEEQAAIYAQVLEAFSGGPKVVIRTLDAGSDKPLRFAGHPLDEANPALGVRGIRIAADNPGLLERQLDAVAAAAEKTNTEPWVMAPMIATADEAKRFAAQVRSRGLTPGVMIEIPAAALLAGAILDHVDFLSIGTNDLAQYTMAADRMSAELATLTDPWQPAVLALVEIAARAGAAVGKPVGVCGEAAADPLLACVLVGLGVTSLSAAAAAIPAVGARLSTVTLQQCRDAAQAVLATAGPGEARAAALGVLG